One genomic window of Candidatus Minimicrobia sp. QA0096 includes the following:
- the pyk gene encoding pyruvate kinase translates to MSDNIFKRTKILATIGPATFSQEKVYQLLEAGVNGIRMNFSHGANEERIEQINWVRTASRQLGKPVAILQDLQGPKIRLGVLKDNMLNVKVGDMLVLDSEITDHDGGFNLPVQYNLAEKMKVGEPLYMFDGKIRTVVREIVSPTAIRVEVQNDGFLMSRKGLNLPDTDFGGDILTQKDINDLEWGASQDFDYVALSFIQKADDIIDLRRRLTDLGSTANIIAKIETKSAVDPENLEEIVKASDGIMVARGDLAVEAGAEIVPVVQRRIIALCRKYCKLVIVATQMMGSMVDNPEPSRAEVSDVANAVIQGADVVMLSDETANGKYPVETVRAMRKTIIYTQEHSEVMLVEKAEMREKTDAILSYTAAQLARRIKARAIIAETHTGATAINVAAYRPNMPIVCVTENVKTAQKLALRYASRPYVRPNDSNAATKLADELKQEGYFGADPVTVVLVSGHNPEPGKTDNIQVKTLS, encoded by the coding sequence ATGAGTGATAATATATTTAAACGAACAAAAATATTAGCAACAATTGGGCCAGCAACGTTCAGCCAAGAAAAGGTTTACCAATTGTTGGAGGCCGGCGTTAACGGCATCCGTATGAACTTTAGCCACGGCGCTAATGAGGAGAGAATTGAGCAGATCAATTGGGTGCGCACAGCTAGTAGACAGTTGGGCAAGCCTGTCGCAATTCTACAAGATTTGCAAGGTCCAAAGATTCGCTTGGGTGTTTTGAAGGACAATATGCTGAATGTTAAGGTTGGCGATATGCTGGTCTTGGACTCAGAAATTACTGATCATGATGGCGGTTTTAATTTGCCAGTGCAGTACAATTTGGCAGAGAAGATGAAAGTCGGCGAGCCACTTTACATGTTTGACGGCAAGATCAGGACGGTTGTGCGAGAAATTGTTAGCCCAACTGCAATTCGCGTAGAAGTTCAGAACGACGGCTTTTTGATGAGCCGCAAGGGTTTGAATTTGCCAGACACAGATTTTGGTGGCGACATTCTTACTCAGAAAGATATTAACGATTTGGAGTGGGGCGCAAGCCAAGATTTTGATTATGTTGCATTGAGCTTTATTCAAAAAGCTGATGACATTATTGATTTGCGTCGTCGATTGACAGACCTGGGTTCGACAGCCAATATTATTGCCAAGATTGAAACTAAGTCTGCCGTTGATCCAGAGAATTTGGAGGAAATCGTTAAGGCTAGTGACGGTATTATGGTCGCTCGCGGCGACTTGGCAGTGGAAGCTGGTGCGGAAATTGTCCCAGTTGTACAGCGTCGAATTATTGCCTTGTGTCGTAAATATTGCAAGCTGGTAATTGTTGCGACACAAATGATGGGTAGTATGGTTGATAATCCAGAGCCAAGTCGCGCTGAAGTAAGCGACGTTGCCAATGCTGTAATCCAAGGCGCTGATGTAGTTATGTTGTCTGATGAGACTGCCAATGGTAAATATCCTGTTGAAACTGTTCGCGCAATGCGCAAGACTATTATCTACACTCAAGAACACAGTGAAGTAATGTTGGTAGAAAAGGCTGAAATGCGTGAAAAGACTGACGCGATTTTAAGCTACACGGCAGCTCAATTAGCAAGGAGAATTAAGGCTCGAGCTATCATTGCAGAGACGCACACTGGCGCCACTGCAATTAACGTTGCTGCATATCGTCCAAATATGCCAATTGTTTGTGTGACAGAAAATGTGAAGACTGCGCAAAAGTTGGCGCTAAGGTACGCTTCTCGTCCATATGTTCGACCAAACGACTCAAATGCGGCAACTAAGCTAGCTGACGAGTTGAAACAAGAAGGCTATTTCGGCGCAGACCCAGTTACTGTTGTGCTTGTTAGCGGCCACAATCCAGAGCCAGGTAAAACTGACAATATCCAAGTCAAGACATTGTCATAA
- a CDS encoding ATP-dependent helicase → MSNFTDGLNSEQARAVTHVDGPLLILAGAGSGKTKTLTHRIAYLIGELKIFPSRILAVTFTNKAAKEMRQRLAQILGEDSENRQFMPWMGTFHSICVRMLRMDGENIGLNKRFLIYDTDDQISLMKQIMKSRGLTDKDIKPRAVLSVISNAKNEMRNAEDFSASTRGPREQKIAELFFAYEKALKDASALDFDDLLTKTVELLRNNPDIRHKWQQQFEHILIDEYQDTNAVQYALIKLLVNSRRNLCVVGDDAQSIYSFRGADYTNILNFERDFPGTTVVKLEQNYRSTGAILNMANALISHNIHRTDKNLWTANGDGVEPKLWQLYNESEEALAIANEIQAQIANGRQYGDVAVLYRTNAQSYAIERALRQSYIPYKIVGGLRFLDRAVVKDLLAYLRLLYQPSDRVSFLRIVNTPKRGVGAVSISKFLDWNDASGKDIISGLLAVDEVDTLTARAKRPLLEFGQKLHDLQQEIDGSPAEMIEKIMKSTGYEDFINDGTPQAEERMENIGVLLSEAKAYVDVATFLEEMALMSSTDTTADQQVTLMTLHAAKGLEFPVVFLAGLEEGILPHARVFDSSNADDVEEERRLCYVGVTRAREELFVSCASSRTQFGQIGYNMPSRFLDEMGLMAGGVDRSAQPSIEPDFYSEDIGLEVGDRVRSPSFGSGEIIDSEGLSVTVQFDNGNIKKLNVEFARLEKI, encoded by the coding sequence ATGTCTAATTTTACTGACGGATTAAATAGCGAGCAGGCTCGAGCGGTGACGCACGTTGATGGGCCGTTGTTGATTTTGGCTGGAGCCGGATCTGGAAAGACCAAAACTCTGACTCATAGAATCGCTTATTTGATTGGCGAGTTGAAAATATTCCCTAGTCGAATATTGGCGGTTACATTTACTAATAAAGCCGCGAAGGAAATGCGTCAGAGGCTAGCACAAATATTGGGTGAAGATTCTGAGAATCGGCAATTTATGCCGTGGATGGGAACTTTTCACAGTATTTGCGTGCGAATGTTACGGATGGATGGTGAAAATATTGGTCTGAATAAGCGATTCTTAATTTACGATACCGATGATCAAATAAGCTTGATGAAGCAAATTATGAAGTCTCGCGGCTTGACGGATAAAGACATTAAACCTCGAGCTGTACTTTCGGTTATTTCAAACGCTAAAAATGAAATGCGAAATGCTGAGGATTTTTCCGCTTCGACTCGTGGTCCAAGAGAACAGAAAATAGCCGAGCTATTTTTTGCTTATGAAAAAGCCCTGAAAGATGCTTCGGCGTTGGACTTTGACGATTTATTGACAAAAACTGTGGAATTATTAAGAAATAATCCAGACATTCGTCACAAATGGCAGCAGCAATTCGAGCATATTCTGATTGATGAGTATCAGGACACAAATGCGGTGCAGTATGCGCTAATTAAACTGCTGGTTAATTCGCGCCGCAATTTATGTGTGGTTGGCGATGACGCCCAGTCGATTTATAGTTTTCGCGGGGCTGATTATACTAATATTCTCAATTTTGAGCGTGATTTTCCGGGTACGACGGTGGTTAAGCTGGAGCAAAATTATCGTTCGACTGGCGCGATTTTGAATATGGCAAATGCGCTGATTAGTCATAATATTCATAGAACTGATAAAAATTTATGGACAGCGAATGGCGACGGTGTTGAGCCAAAATTATGGCAATTATACAATGAGTCTGAGGAGGCTTTGGCGATTGCGAATGAGATTCAGGCGCAAATTGCGAACGGTCGTCAATATGGTGACGTGGCGGTGTTGTATCGAACGAATGCGCAAAGTTACGCAATTGAGCGAGCCTTGCGTCAGAGTTATATTCCGTATAAAATTGTCGGCGGTTTGCGATTTTTAGATCGAGCGGTCGTTAAGGATTTATTGGCATATCTTCGATTGTTATATCAGCCGAGTGATCGAGTTAGTTTTTTGCGAATTGTGAATACGCCAAAACGTGGCGTTGGCGCGGTGAGTATCTCTAAGTTTTTGGACTGGAATGACGCGTCAGGGAAGGATATAATTAGCGGGTTGTTGGCAGTTGATGAGGTGGATACTTTGACGGCGCGTGCAAAACGTCCGCTGCTAGAGTTTGGTCAAAAACTGCACGATTTGCAGCAGGAAATTGACGGATCTCCGGCCGAAATGATTGAAAAAATTATGAAAAGTACTGGCTATGAAGATTTTATAAACGACGGAACACCGCAAGCTGAGGAGCGAATGGAAAATATCGGCGTGCTTTTGTCAGAGGCGAAGGCTTACGTTGACGTGGCGACGTTTTTGGAAGAGATGGCTTTGATGTCTTCGACGGATACAACTGCCGATCAGCAAGTAACGCTCATGACGCTTCATGCGGCTAAAGGTTTGGAGTTTCCGGTGGTTTTTTTGGCGGGACTGGAAGAGGGGATTTTGCCGCACGCAAGAGTGTTTGATAGCAGCAACGCTGATGACGTCGAAGAAGAGCGCAGGTTGTGTTACGTTGGTGTAACTCGGGCGAGGGAAGAATTGTTCGTTAGTTGTGCCAGCTCTCGGACGCAATTTGGTCAGATTGGCTATAATATGCCATCGAGGTTTTTGGACGAGATGGGCTTGATGGCTGGTGGTGTTGATAGATCAGCTCAGCCGAGTATAGAACCTGATTTTTATTCAGAAGATATTGGTTTGGAGGTTGGTGATCGAGTTCGCAGCCCGAGTTTTGGTTCGGGGGAAATTATTGATAGCGAAGGGCTGAGTGTTACGGTCCAGTTTGACAATGGAAATATTAAGAAATTGAACGTCGAGTTCGCGCGCTTGGAGAAAATTTGA
- a CDS encoding phosphoglycerate kinase, producing the protein MGRKFPKQTIRDIDLRGKTILLRADYNVPLTKRGQISDDLRIRASLPTLRYLLEQNCKIVIMSHLGRPKGKDLKFSLKVVADHLSKLLSRPVELLDDCVGEAVRQAVRRAPRGSILMLENLRFYDEEEDDDLTFAKSIQRAVRADYFVQDGFAVAHRAHASTHAITLCVPGLAGLLLEKEYVTITEAMNKPKRPLVAVIGGAKVSDKILLIKRLIKKADRILIGGAMSNTFLHCRGFNVGKSVFESGMEKVVAEIYDLAVAKVGVENVDDFLVLPIDVAVAPEISKDFPRQEVNIDKIKNSDMALDIGSQTIEKFTKILADAKMVIWNGPLGYAEIDNFAIGSARVALAIAQNKGVVSIVGGGDTADFILKWDGHDGANFTHVSTGGGASMALMAGKKLPGIESLLDAYGLR; encoded by the coding sequence GTGGGCAGAAAATTTCCGAAGCAAACAATTCGCGATATTGATCTACGTGGAAAAACTATTCTTCTGCGAGCAGATTATAATGTGCCACTAACAAAGCGTGGTCAGATTTCTGATGATCTAAGAATTCGCGCTTCGCTGCCCACACTCCGATATTTGCTGGAGCAGAATTGCAAGATTGTTATCATGTCTCATCTGGGGCGACCAAAAGGTAAGGACCTTAAGTTTAGCTTGAAAGTTGTTGCAGATCACCTATCCAAGTTGCTGAGTCGTCCGGTAGAATTGCTGGACGATTGTGTGGGCGAAGCTGTTCGTCAAGCCGTTCGCCGCGCGCCACGAGGCAGTATTCTTATGTTGGAGAATTTACGCTTTTATGACGAGGAGGAGGATGACGATTTAACATTTGCCAAGTCAATTCAGCGCGCTGTCCGAGCGGATTATTTTGTGCAGGACGGATTTGCGGTCGCACACAGGGCGCACGCCAGCACTCATGCGATTACATTGTGTGTTCCAGGGCTAGCGGGATTACTATTAGAAAAAGAATATGTAACTATCACTGAGGCGATGAATAAGCCAAAACGTCCGTTGGTCGCGGTTATTGGCGGCGCGAAAGTTAGCGATAAAATATTACTGATTAAGCGTCTGATTAAAAAGGCGGATCGGATTTTAATTGGCGGCGCTATGTCGAACACGTTTTTACATTGCCGTGGATTTAATGTTGGCAAGAGTGTGTTTGAGTCAGGAATGGAAAAGGTTGTCGCAGAAATTTATGATTTGGCAGTGGCTAAGGTTGGCGTAGAGAATGTTGACGATTTTTTGGTATTGCCGATTGATGTGGCGGTTGCGCCAGAGATTTCTAAAGATTTTCCTCGTCAAGAAGTTAATATTGATAAAATAAAGAACTCGGATATGGCGCTGGATATTGGAAGTCAGACGATTGAGAAATTCACGAAAATACTGGCTGATGCAAAGATGGTTATTTGGAACGGTCCGTTGGGCTATGCTGAAATTGATAATTTTGCAATCGGTTCGGCGCGAGTAGCGCTAGCTATTGCCCAGAATAAAGGAGTCGTTTCAATAGTTGGCGGCGGAGATACGGCTGATTTTATATTGAAATGGGACGGGCATGACGGCGCCAATTTTACCCATGTTTCCACTGGTGGCGGAGCTAGCATGGCCTTGATGGCTGGTAAAAAATTGCCTGGAATTGAAAGTTTACTAGACGCATACGGTTTGAGGTGA
- a CDS encoding G5 domain-containing protein, whose translation MGIRLQAKHYSKKITFVSGAILMLVGGLFFVNQALADATKPATKAGEKLVTIYDRGAEKTIVTKARTIREALKLAKFSIDERQDVVEPSLDSEMVAEKYNINIFRARPITIVDGNKRLKITTAEQTPALIAKTAGIEVFEEDKTTLSNSDNMAVDGANMVMKIDRASMVNFVLYGKESVIRTHAKTVGELLKEKNIDPKKDDTLSVDRSAKIIPGMKIELWRNGKQTTTAEEDVKFEVEKVQDANRDSGYREVKQAGENGKKNVTYEIEMKNGMEVSRKEIASVITKEPKKQIEIVGTKVSLPSGSHSDWMSAAGISSDDYGYVNFIFTKESTWRTTARNGQYAGLGQTNINKLSQACPNWQSDPVCQIRVFNSYAVSRYGSWAGAYNAWNRQKWW comes from the coding sequence ATGGGTATAAGATTACAAGCAAAACATTATTCTAAGAAAATTACGTTCGTTTCTGGCGCGATATTGATGCTGGTTGGCGGTTTATTTTTCGTCAATCAAGCATTGGCTGATGCTACTAAGCCGGCAACTAAGGCTGGTGAAAAGTTGGTAACGATTTACGACAGGGGCGCAGAAAAGACGATTGTTACAAAAGCGAGGACGATTCGCGAGGCTTTGAAATTGGCTAAGTTTTCTATTGATGAACGCCAAGACGTAGTCGAGCCGAGTCTTGATTCGGAGATGGTGGCGGAGAAGTACAATATTAATATTTTCCGCGCTCGTCCAATAACAATTGTCGATGGAAATAAACGCCTGAAAATAACCACAGCTGAACAAACGCCAGCTTTGATTGCGAAGACTGCTGGAATCGAAGTTTTTGAAGAGGACAAAACCACTTTATCCAATTCCGATAATATGGCGGTTGATGGCGCAAACATGGTGATGAAAATTGACAGAGCCTCGATGGTTAATTTTGTACTTTATGGCAAAGAATCTGTCATTCGCACACACGCTAAGACGGTTGGCGAGCTATTGAAAGAGAAGAATATTGATCCAAAGAAAGATGATACGCTGTCCGTAGATCGTTCGGCAAAAATTATTCCTGGAATGAAAATTGAGCTTTGGCGTAATGGCAAGCAAACCACAACCGCAGAAGAAGATGTGAAATTTGAGGTTGAAAAAGTTCAAGACGCGAATCGAGATTCGGGATATCGCGAAGTAAAACAAGCGGGTGAGAATGGTAAGAAAAATGTCACTTATGAAATCGAGATGAAGAACGGCATGGAGGTGAGTCGCAAGGAGATTGCTAGCGTTATAACGAAAGAACCAAAGAAGCAGATTGAAATTGTGGGGACGAAAGTTAGCCTACCTTCTGGATCTCATTCGGATTGGATGTCTGCGGCTGGTATTAGTTCTGACGATTATGGCTATGTGAACTTCATTTTTACGAAAGAGTCAACTTGGCGAACGACGGCTAGGAATGGGCAATATGCTGGGCTCGGTCAGACGAATATAAATAAGCTTTCTCAGGCTTGTCCAAACTGGCAGAGTGATCCAGTTTGTCAAATTAGAGTCTTCAATAGTTATGCTGTAAGTAGATATGGTAGTTGGGCTGGGGCTTACAATGCATGGAACCGCCAAAAATGGTGGTAA
- the tpiA gene encoding triose-phosphate isomerase codes for MRKKLIIGNWKMNFNMQEASLYLHKLMNTLPSHRDVEVVLAPTILTLQSLSLQINRRIAKLAAQNCYWRDSGAYTGEIPAAHLRGIADYVIIGHSERRYIFIESEKDIRLKVQAAIRNRIHPILCVGETIQEKTLGETKDVLADQLTSGLANVTADELDEVVIAYEPVWAIGTGDSAKASDVKKATQMIRRHISHLYGKKAAESVRVVYGGSITSINAADYLAIDELDGLLVGAASLDAYQFKEIISKAHKG; via the coding sequence ATGAGAAAAAAGTTAATCATCGGTAACTGGAAAATGAACTTCAATATGCAAGAGGCTAGCTTATATTTGCATAAGCTGATGAACACGCTTCCATCGCATAGAGATGTTGAAGTGGTGCTGGCGCCTACTATTTTGACGCTGCAGAGTTTGAGTTTACAAATTAATCGTCGAATCGCTAAGTTGGCGGCCCAGAATTGCTATTGGCGAGATTCGGGGGCGTATACGGGAGAAATTCCAGCGGCACATCTTCGTGGAATTGCTGATTATGTGATAATTGGGCATTCGGAGCGTCGCTATATTTTCATTGAAAGCGAAAAAGATATTCGACTGAAAGTTCAGGCGGCAATTCGAAATCGTATTCATCCGATTCTGTGTGTTGGTGAGACGATTCAGGAGAAGACCCTTGGCGAAACGAAGGATGTTCTGGCTGATCAATTGACTAGCGGTCTGGCTAATGTGACGGCGGACGAGCTGGATGAAGTAGTTATTGCGTATGAGCCAGTTTGGGCGATCGGTACTGGCGACAGCGCTAAAGCGTCTGATGTAAAAAAAGCTACACAGATGATTCGACGACATATTTCTCATTTGTATGGTAAAAAAGCGGCGGAATCAGTTCGAGTTGTTTATGGTGGAAGTATTACGTCAATAAACGCCGCAGATTATTTAGCAATTGATGAACTTGATGGTTTATTGGTTGGGGCAGCCAGTTTGGATGCATATCAATTTAAGGAGATAATCTCGAAAGCACATAAAGGTTAA